From a region of the Sander lucioperca isolate FBNREF2018 chromosome 8, SLUC_FBN_1.2, whole genome shotgun sequence genome:
- the LOC116047739 gene encoding claudin-10-like isoform X1 gives MSYRTVVMYMEIGCFVVCVSGWMLVCSTLPIDIWTWSELDSIVLGTSNYFSNLWKDCMSDSTGVTDCKDIPSLLALNWDIHMCRALIIISIILAFFGSVLVLVGMKCTKIGGSEIVNARLTFAGGMNYLIGGMCSMIAFSYYGNKLRAEFQDPNYKAQKFEIGVGVFIGWGGSSLLVVGGLIYNIFAGRDGFHSSSKR, from the exons ATGAGTTACAGGACTGTGGTGATGTACATGGAGATCGGCTGCTTTGTTGTCTGTGTATCTGGATGGATGCTGGTGTGTTCCACATTGCCCATAGATATCTGGACATGGTCTGAGTTAGACAGCATAGTCTTGGGTACTTCAAACTACTTCTCCAACCTGTGGAAGGATTGTATGTCTGATTCAACTGGAGTAACTGACTGCAAAGACATTCCATCACTGCTTGCACTGAATt GGGACATTCACATGTGCCGTGCTCTCATCATCATCTCTATTATCTTGGCTTTCTTTGGATCAGTTCTGGTCTTAGTGGGAATGAAGTGTACTAAGATTGGGGGATCAGAGATTGTTAATGCAAGACTAACCTTTGCTGGGGGAATGAACTACCTTATCGGAG GAATGTGTTCTATGATTGCTTTCTCCTATTATGGAAACAAACTTAGAGCAGAATTCCAGGACCCTAACTACAAAGCTCAGAA GTTTGAAATAGGTGTTGGTGTCTTTATCGGCTGGGGAGGCTCCAGCTTACTTGTTGTTGGAGGCCTCATTTACAATATCTTTGCAGGGAGGGACGGGTTCCACTCAAG CTCAAAAAGATAA
- the LOC116047753 gene encoding claudin-10-like isoform X2, translating into MSYRTVVMYVEISCFVVCVSGWILVCSTLPIDIWTWSELDSVVLGTSHYFSNLWKDCVSDSTGVTDCKDIPSLLALNWDIRMCRTLIIISIILAFFGSVLVLVGMKCTKIGGSEIVNARLTFAGGMNYLIGGMCSMIAFSYYGNKLRAEFQDPNYKAQKFEIGVGVFIGWGGSSLLVVGGLIYSIFAGRDGFHSRHK; encoded by the exons ATGAGTTACAGGACTGTGGTGATGTATGTGGAGATCAGCTGCTTTGTTGTCTGTGTATCTGGATGGATCCTGGTGTGTTCCACATTGCCCATAGATATCTGGACATGGTCTGAGTTAGACAGCGTAGTCTTGGGTACTTCACACTACTTCTCCAACCTGTGGAAGGACTGTGTATCTGATTCAACTGGAGTAACTGACTGCAAGGACATTCCATCACTGCTTGCACTGAAtt GGGACATTCGCATGTGCCGTACTCTCATCATCATCTCTATTATCTTGGCTTTCTTTGGATCAGTTCTGGTCTTAGTGGGAATGAAGTGTACTAAGATTGGGGGATCAGAGATTGTTAATGCAAGACTAACCTTTGCTGGGGGAATGAACTACCTTATCGGAG GAATGTGTTCTATGATTGCTTTCTCCTATTATGGAAACAAACTTAGAGCAGAATTCCAGGACCCTAACTACAAAGCTCAGAA GTTTGAAATAGGCGTTGGTGTCTTTATCGGCTGGGGAGGCTCCAGCTTACTTGTTGTTGGAGGCCTCATTTACAGTATCTTTGCAGGGAGGGACGGGTTCCACTCAAG aCATAAATAA
- the LOC116047739 gene encoding claudin-10-like isoform X2, whose amino-acid sequence MSYRTVVMYMEIGCFVVCVSGWMLVCSTLPIDIWTWSELDSIVLGTSNYFSNLWKDCMSDSTGVTDCKDIPSLLALNFLVLVGMKCTKIGGSEIVNARLTFAGGMNYLIGGMCSMIAFSYYGNKLRAEFQDPNYKAQKFEIGVGVFIGWGGSSLLVVGGLIYNIFAGRDGFHSSSKR is encoded by the exons ATGAGTTACAGGACTGTGGTGATGTACATGGAGATCGGCTGCTTTGTTGTCTGTGTATCTGGATGGATGCTGGTGTGTTCCACATTGCCCATAGATATCTGGACATGGTCTGAGTTAGACAGCATAGTCTTGGGTACTTCAAACTACTTCTCCAACCTGTGGAAGGATTGTATGTCTGATTCAACTGGAGTAACTGACTGCAAAGACATTCCATCACTGCTTGCACTGAATt TTCTGGTCTTAGTGGGAATGAAGTGTACTAAGATTGGGGGATCAGAGATTGTTAATGCAAGACTAACCTTTGCTGGGGGAATGAACTACCTTATCGGAG GAATGTGTTCTATGATTGCTTTCTCCTATTATGGAAACAAACTTAGAGCAGAATTCCAGGACCCTAACTACAAAGCTCAGAA GTTTGAAATAGGTGTTGGTGTCTTTATCGGCTGGGGAGGCTCCAGCTTACTTGTTGTTGGAGGCCTCATTTACAATATCTTTGCAGGGAGGGACGGGTTCCACTCAAG CTCAAAAAGATAA
- the LOC116047753 gene encoding claudin-10-like isoform X3, translated as MSYRTVVMYVEISCFVVCVSGWILVCSTLPIDIWTWSELDSVVLGTSHYFSNLWKDCVSDSTGVTDCKDIPSLLALNFLVLVGMKCTKIGGSEIVNARLTFAGGMNYLIGGMCSMIAFSYYGNKLRAEFQDPNYKAQKFEIGVGVFIGWGGSSLLVVGGLIYSIFAGRDGFHSSSKR; from the exons ATGAGTTACAGGACTGTGGTGATGTATGTGGAGATCAGCTGCTTTGTTGTCTGTGTATCTGGATGGATCCTGGTGTGTTCCACATTGCCCATAGATATCTGGACATGGTCTGAGTTAGACAGCGTAGTCTTGGGTACTTCACACTACTTCTCCAACCTGTGGAAGGACTGTGTATCTGATTCAACTGGAGTAACTGACTGCAAGGACATTCCATCACTGCTTGCACTGAAtt TTCTGGTCTTAGTGGGAATGAAGTGTACTAAGATTGGGGGATCAGAGATTGTTAATGCAAGACTAACCTTTGCTGGGGGAATGAACTACCTTATCGGAG GAATGTGTTCTATGATTGCTTTCTCCTATTATGGAAACAAACTTAGAGCAGAATTCCAGGACCCTAACTACAAAGCTCAGAA GTTTGAAATAGGCGTTGGTGTCTTTATCGGCTGGGGAGGCTCCAGCTTACTTGTTGTTGGAGGCCTCATTTACAGTATCTTTGCAGGGAGGGACGGGTTCCACTCAAG CTCAAAAAGATAA
- the LOC116047753 gene encoding claudin-10-like isoform X1 has product MSYRTVVMYVEISCFVVCVSGWILVCSTLPIDIWTWSELDSVVLGTSHYFSNLWKDCVSDSTGVTDCKDIPSLLALNWDIRMCRTLIIISIILAFFGSVLVLVGMKCTKIGGSEIVNARLTFAGGMNYLIGGMCSMIAFSYYGNKLRAEFQDPNYKAQKFEIGVGVFIGWGGSSLLVVGGLIYSIFAGRDGFHSSSKR; this is encoded by the exons ATGAGTTACAGGACTGTGGTGATGTATGTGGAGATCAGCTGCTTTGTTGTCTGTGTATCTGGATGGATCCTGGTGTGTTCCACATTGCCCATAGATATCTGGACATGGTCTGAGTTAGACAGCGTAGTCTTGGGTACTTCACACTACTTCTCCAACCTGTGGAAGGACTGTGTATCTGATTCAACTGGAGTAACTGACTGCAAGGACATTCCATCACTGCTTGCACTGAAtt GGGACATTCGCATGTGCCGTACTCTCATCATCATCTCTATTATCTTGGCTTTCTTTGGATCAGTTCTGGTCTTAGTGGGAATGAAGTGTACTAAGATTGGGGGATCAGAGATTGTTAATGCAAGACTAACCTTTGCTGGGGGAATGAACTACCTTATCGGAG GAATGTGTTCTATGATTGCTTTCTCCTATTATGGAAACAAACTTAGAGCAGAATTCCAGGACCCTAACTACAAAGCTCAGAA GTTTGAAATAGGCGTTGGTGTCTTTATCGGCTGGGGAGGCTCCAGCTTACTTGTTGTTGGAGGCCTCATTTACAGTATCTTTGCAGGGAGGGACGGGTTCCACTCAAG CTCAAAAAGATAA